In Poecile atricapillus isolate bPoeAtr1 chromosome 1, bPoeAtr1.hap1, whole genome shotgun sequence, the sequence cttggaatttttttttattttttttttttaaattcttttcgGGGGGAATGCAATTTCAGATGGACAATGAGAGGAATACTGTTTGCTGTCATGTACAGTTAATAAGCCGTTCGAACTATCTTCAAAGGAACAAAGCAGAGACAAAGAGAACTGACTACTCTGGAAGAAGACCACCTGTATTCTTCAACAAAGagtttgggggtggggggaatcATTGTATAGTTGCCGTTCCACTCTCCATGTCCTTTCTAGATTATGCAGGGATTGGTCAGCAATTTTAACCAACTAATCACTATAGCTACAATAGGATGTCATTACAGTCAGACTTCTGCAGGCAGAGAGGTGCTCTGGTGTACCAGGCTGGGAGTACTGATAACAGACATCACAGTGCACCTAACAAATAACAAGGAGTCAATACAGGGAGCAGTGTAGGACTTGTCAGCTGGCTGGGTGGAGCATAACACAACTTTTATTAATAGGGCGTAAATTGCTCATATGGCTAGACAGAATGCCTTGAAACCCATTGAGGATTCCCATACTCAAAACTTTGGTGTTGTAGTCtaagaagtgatttttttctgtgttagaaTCCTGACATTGAACCTGATTCAGTCTATAACTGACTGAATTGTCCAATCCCAGCCTTTTCATGTACAATCTAAGCCTGTTCTTTTGCCAATTATTGTTGAAAGCTCCCTAGTTTTCACAAAGAAGTATTGACTTGTAAACTTTTGAAGAAACTTAGCAGTGGATCATTTGAttctttttatatgttttaagATAGCTCTTCACCTTGGGAAACAGTTAAAATTAGTCTCATTTAAAAACGTTGTAATAACATTCTCATTTTCAGTGATGACTGATAACTTCAGTAGTTTGTAGGTAGACTGAGCTTAGGTTCGTTATGGTTCTGGtttcttctgtaaaattttACATGGTTGCACTAGtgatatttttcagttatctcAGCAGATTTATATCCTGAATCCCAGCTGTTGATGTCATTATGGGAACAGAGTTTTAAACAGCTGTGTAGAGTGTGTTTGGTTCCCAAGTACACAGCTTGCCAATGAATGTGAATGTACTCTGATATGCATACTGAGAATGTGCAAGAGTTTCTCTTTTTatgtatattttcatatatatatgtatatttttatatattttcatcaTACACATTTATATATGTTTAGAAAATTATTAGTTCTTTAATTTTGCTGTAAGCATGCTTTTGTCTAGAATCTGTAGGAAGATATAAACCAGAAATTCCTTCTTGTTTTTTGTAGCTCAAAGAAAATGAATGGCACACTGGATCACCCAGACCAACCTGATCTAGATGCTATCAAAATGTTTGTGGGTCAAGTCCCACGAAGCTGGTGTGAGAAGGATCTAAGAGAACTTTTTGAACAGTATGGTGCTGTCTATGAAATCAATGTCTTGCGGGACAGGAGCCAAAACCCTCCTCAAAGCAAAGGTGAGAACTTCAGTACTTCTCTGTGAGACTTGGGGTTTCAGCCACTTTCACATAGTTGCAGTTTTAGCTGTGTGCTTATTCAAGCAGCCCTGTAGGAGCTCTGTGTGACCAGGTGTGCATGCAAGCCCAGACTTTGTCTAACTATACTTGGACTGTGATCCACTCATTAGCtgagctcagaaaaatcataATTTCTTTTAGAGCTCAACAGTGATGGAGATGCTTGAGGAGTATGGATTATAACTGCAAAGTAGCACATCCAGTAATACTGTGTTGCTCCTGAGTATcactgtgattctgtgatattatCAAAATGTTGCTGAATGGGATGCAGTTTCAGATAAATGTGAAACTGGGGCTTTAGTCATTCGTGTTAATTAAATACTTATAAACATTAAATCCTTACTAAATTTTGTGCCTGGATTTGCAGTTCAGTTATATGTAATATTTCCTGTGAAGCAAGGTCGGGTTTTGGTACTAGGAAATAATTGAGTTTGAAAATTAAGTAGCCAACAGATGTGTCTAAGTGTTTTAATGGTGTAGTAGTGATGTTGGGTCAGTTCTGAACATATTCTATTTTATTACACTTggaaatctttttttaaactgtcaCAAACAGTAGCACCTACCTGTTTCAGTGCCTAACCTCTTCTACCTATCATACATTTCGCATTGGAAAGATGGAAGTGAGGCTTGTAATTTCTGAACAGGGCTCCAAGATTTAGTGTTCTTTCCTGGGTAACATTTTGTTTCAATTGCAGGGTGCTGTTTTGTTACATTTTATACCCGTAAAGCTGCACTAGAAGCACAGAATGCTCTTCACAACATGAAGATCCTCCCAGGGGTAAGAGCAGAGCCCCGCTTTCTTCACAGCTCTGTGTTGTTCCTCTGAGCTCCAGCACCACTGAAGCATAAACACATTATGTTGACCTAAAATAATGTTGTAAAAAACTATTCAAAAGATCAGTGTTATGAGATCTATATAATAACAGGTCTTATGGGAATTTTGGAGTATTTAAAAGAATGATATGGCAGTGAAGGGGGTGGGCATGGCTTTTATAATACTGAGGAAGAATGATGGCATATAATAAGGAAAGCCTTTCTGCTTGGAATTTTTGTAGTGATACATATGCACCTCTCTAGAAGCAATTTAGGCTATAATTTCTTTCACAATTCTTATGGGATGTATTTCATGTAGTGTGAAGTGACTGTATCTGGGATTAAATAATCTTTTTACATTTTAGATGCACCATCCTATCCAGATGAAACCAGCTGATAGTGAAAAGAGTAATGGTAAGCATTGCTAAAGTCCCAGTTTGGTGTCTTCATTTGTGCTAGTCAGGAAGCTTGAGGATTTCCCTTTTGCTTAACAGCATCCCTTTTGATGACGTCTTGAATTGGTGGTCtggttttttaaaagaaaaaaagtgaaatcagAAAGGTGTGTTTTCAATAATAGGTAGTGTGAGTGATGTCTCTCAAATTCCATGACTCAGAGTATCTCTCCCCCACTGCTGCTTGTGGTAGAACCATGTTGTCAGTTAGGGAAACATCCAGTGAGTTCTTCTTTGTGCTAAGGTGGTTTAAATCTTTGTTGGGAACGTGGACAGTGAGATTGAGTTCATCCTCAGCAAGCTTATGGGTCAAGCTGAGTGCTGCAGTTGATACCCTGGAGGGAGAAGAAGCCATCCAGAGGAGCCTTAATGGGCTGGAGAGGTGGGCCTGTGccaacctcatgaagttcagcaAGGCCGAGGTCCTGCAAACATAGATACAGGCTGAGGGATGAgtggattgagagcagccctgagaaaGACTTGGTGgctgaaaaaattaatataaacaggcagtgtgcacttgcagcccagaaagccagtcatatcctgggctgcatctcAAGGAGAAAATAACAGGTTGGGGCGGGGGGTGATTCTCCCTCTCTGCTGTCACAAGACCCTGTCTGTTGTACTGCATTCAGCTCTGGAACCACCAGCATAAGGCATTGACCTGCTCAAGCATGTTCAGGAAAGAGCCATTTTGATAATCAGAGGGATGGTCACCTCCCCCATGAGGACAGtctgagagagttggggttgttcctcccggagaagagaaggctccagggagaccttctAGCAACcctccagtacctgaagggtACTGCAAGGAGGATGTGGAGGGATTGTTTATCCTAGTGATAGCACAAGAGATAACAGTATTAAACTGAACAGggtttaaattagattttatgaaaaaattctttactgtaagGATGGTAAGACACTGGAACACGTTACCCAGAGGAACTGTGGGttccccatccttggaagtgttgaAGACCTGTCTGGATAGAATTAACAGCAGTTCAGTAGAGAAGAAAAACTGAATATTTCTGCACATTGGCCATTTCAGATGGATTAAGAATTTAGCATCTACCACTGGGTAAACAATCATTTATCCATACATTTCCTTGTGAGTTTATGTGCATACATACATGCATGTTCAAATATGTATCTGTATTGCTGCAACCTAAGCAAAGAAAGTGTTTAGCATCCTGTAGTTTCAACCTTTCTAGGCTCagccaaattttattttcttcatttgcagTAGTTGTGTTGCATCATGAAGAAGATAGTCCTGGTTTGAGAAAGCTTACCTCttaatataattaaaaacaGTAGATGGAATACATAGTATGAGTAATTCTATCTCCAGATTCCTCCATGGGTATACAGGACATGTTCCTGTGTAAATATATCTAGAAAGGAGTCattcttttgaaatatttttgggaGGAGAACAAAATAGGTTCTCTAAACTAAAACTGACCTTGCATTACATACAAACACACATACAAATATCCTGGGAAAATAATGGAAAGTGAAAGAGGTATTCAGGGGTATTATAGGATGGTAATTCTGAGGCTGTTATTTAACTCTGAGTGTTAATAAAAAGTAAAGGTGACAATAAATAAGAAAGCATTATTTATGAAAGTATTTGAACTTGCACCCAAGACAAGGGATTCTGGATCTCTTGAACTAAAATGGACTGCTTAAAGGATTTGAAAGCATCTTTCTGCTCtaagaacagaaaattaattaggTACAACATTAAGATTTTATGTTGTTAAAATCATGTCTGCTGGAGTAGTTTGGAGTCTTCCTTTATAGCATCATAGAAGGCTCATCAAGTTGATTTCCCCTCACTAGAGCACTGAATAGAAGACTTTATTGAAGCTTCAAAATGTGCTAGAGCCTTCATCATActtactatattttatattgtgaTGAATGTTGTGTGTCTAAACTGTTTTATATTTTGAACTGATATTTTGAATAATTCACttcatcttttaaaagaaagtgtTTCAGGGGTGATTAGCAtccttaaataaataaatcaagagTATAAAATTCTGCTCTGAATTCGAATTTACCCCACTCACTCAAGTGACCTTTAGCTGACGTTAGTAACAACTGACTGGAAAGTTAAGAGAAATGTCTTTTTGaaccatttattttaaaacagtctGCACACTTCAAACTCTAATATATCTAATAGCATCAGTATTTAGAGCCAAGAAATGGTACCACATGGTCTGTGGTTTGATTTGAGGtgttatttttgtgcttttggtGCAGACCAGAATGGGTGTATCACTAACAGAAGTATAAGTGTTCTGTTTTAGCAACTGTTGTTGCTTCCACTGTTGAGAGAGGAGCATGAAGAAATGGGCATATCTAAATTTAGGTGATTGGCATGAGGCTAAAAAGAAGCTTTCTGCAGTTCAGTTGCTTGTTTATATGCAGTTAGGTATATGTTGGTAGTCTAAAGATAGAATAAGCAGAGGACAGGCAATGAAAATAGTCCAAGCCTTCCAGCCTTCTCTCACCTAGAACTGAAGACATACAGGGACGTGCTGAATCTGacatactttttttcctttgttcttttaCGTTCCTGTTCACAGACTTCACAAGCTAAAAATAGTCAGTAAATCATAAACATAAAATCATAAAACAGACATCTGTCAGGTTCATTGAAGTGCTTCATATACATCCTCTTAAATTGAAGGCAGTCCATTACTGGGAATCTGGTTTTGATAAGCCCATATCCTAAATACAAGGGAAATATCTACAGTTAATGGAGGAGTCGTAAAATCTAGTAAGTACATATATTCTGGTAATACTCTTTATCTTTTGATTCCTTAGCAGTAGAAGATAGGAAGTTGTTTATTGGAATGATATCCAAGAAGTGCAATGAAAACGATATTCGAGTGATGTTCTCCCCCTTTGGGCAGATTGAAGAATGCAGGATATTACGGGGCCCGGATGGCCTGAGCCGAGGTAAGCAaagcaaaaagctttttttcagtttgaggATGCTGGATGCTGCCTTTTGCAACTCAACCTGGCATTTGAGCTTTTTCTGTGATTCCAAACCACACCCCCTAAGCATTTTCATTCCTGTATTTGTCCCAATAATTGTGGAGGTAGTGAACAACTTGATTCCTTTTTGTTCTTTCCCCAGGCTGTGCATTTGTGACTTTTACAACAAGAGCCATGGCACAAACAGCAATCAAAGCAATGCACCAAGCACAAACCATGGAGGTAAAACAAGTTAGTGGGTGTCAGGAGCAGATGAAATTTGTCAGGCAGTCACTATGGAGTTTGGGggaaagcagagggaaggaCAAGTGCAGTTGTGTGTTTCTTCACAAAAACTGCTCCTGGacctttgtgtttgttttgctctatttttagagtttttagttatttttagaGATAGAAACTTCATCTGCAGAGAAAATaccaaaatacaaaatagaattaaaagcaaacaagatTTTGAGCCTTTGATGAAATATGCTGTTTGAATATATATCTGTGTCTGTATGTATGCATAGAGGAGGAGGGGAATGCTTCCAATGTCTGGGTCttaattcagtatttttgtgACTGCTGGGGATAGCAAGTATGTAATTGTTTGAATTGCTGTTTGCAGGGTTGCTCTTCTCCCATTGTTGTAAAATTTGCAGACACGCAGAAGGACAAAGAGCAGAAACGAATTGCTCAGCAACTTCAGCAACAAATGCAACAGATCAGTGCTGCCTCAATATGGGGAAACCTGGCTGGTCTCAACACACTTGGACCCCAGTACTTAGCAGTGAGTTTCTGATTTGCGTTCTTTACATCTCTTCAGGGATTGAAGTGTCTGACTGTCTTGCAGTGTTTAATACATTCATTTTTAGAAGGCTCCTGGTAGAAAGGAGCTGGGTTCTTAATCCCCATTTTATGGATGAGAAGGCTGAAATTGTGTTCCATGCTCTCATCGAGTTGGAATACTTTTATGAGAGGATTTCAACCCCAGTCACAGTAGCTCTAATTACTGAAACCTTGGGTTTTTCTCCTGCATTCTGTAGAATGTGCTTCTTCTTTATATAGTACTGCCTCAAGGTTTACTATATAAATGCTCTTTTCATGTCTATCTGATGACATAGTTCTTGTATTCTTTTatcattttcctttatttctgtcatCCTCTTCCAGTGAAACCTGGAACAGTACTTGGTACTGTCCAGATAGAAAAGATGATCAGATTGGAAGCAGACtaaataaacaaacccaaacaaccaaccaaataaaagcaaaccctgcagaaaataaagagaagctACTCTCTTTAGCAAAAATGCTGTAACAGAGGGTAGAttgcagttttatttcagttGATTTTGCTAGGTCCTTAAAGGATGAGCTTTTAAAAAACTGATGCACTGTGACTCAGGGTTGCCAGAGTAGCTCTGACAACTGTATTCATGCAATATAAAgtctgaggaaaaagaaaatttcatctCATTTTTGGTATGGTGTATAGTTGAAATGGGGCTATTCTCTTACTACTTTTTTAGTTTTGATAGATTggaattttttaaataagagcTAGTTAATGGAACAAGGAATTGGAAATCTCTAAAAACCTTCTGACCTGAAGCTTGAAATGTCTCTTATGTCTACCATGCATAAGGAAAGTAGAGGAGGTCCCCTCTCGTGGTGGCTCTTTGGTTTTGGTACGGCATTGCCATTTGTCCCATGCTGGCAGTGTCAGCTGTGTAGTCTGTTTTGAGGTAGCATATCCTTAGGGGTGGCAATCCTGCCTTAGGTGCTTTGAATAGGAATTCTTTCTCACTACtgattttgcttgttttgtctTGGTGTATTGGCTATAATGTTCCCTCAGCTTTGCTGGTATTGAGTGAGGAAAGCATTGTGCTGTTGCTTTGGCTGCAGTGTGCTGCATGGGCTACGTGGAGCTTCACTGTGGTGGTGATCTGGCCGTCTTGTTCAGGAAATTCTCTTTACGCTTTGCTGTGATGTGGTGCATGGGCTGCAGGAATTCTTTTGTGACGGCGCTCTGGCTGTGGTGTGATGCAGTTTCTCCCAGAGAAGCAGAGCCAGCCCTCACTCTcactcttgttttgttttttggtgtaATGTCTAGCTTTATTTGCAGCTCCTTCAGCAGACAGCAGCTGCTTCATCTGGGAACCTGAACACACTGAGCAGCCTCCACCCAATGGGAGGTGAGTTTACCTCTATGAGAAGAGAATTTCAGTGCCATACAAAAGAGAACAAGGGTAAACAAAGTAGCCAAAAGGCTTGTAGGCATTTTAATCTTGAAAATTTGAAATAAGTTGTCCTGAGTTTGCCTACTCCTTTGAAATTAATTCTCTGCTACAAGTGTGGTTGATCCTTCTTAATCTTAGTTGACTATTGTCCCCAAGGTAAGTGCTGGTATTCCCCCCAACCTCTGGCATTTaaaatttccttcctttatGAGTAGCAGAAAGAATGTTCTCTGTATTTGTTTTCATCCAAACAGCTGCATATATGAAGAAATGTGTTGTGAAATAGGCACTCACTAATGCACATGTTTTCAGTGATT encodes:
- the CELF1 gene encoding CUGBP Elav-like family member 1 isoform X6, with the protein product MAAFKLDFLPEMMVDHCSLNASPVSKKMNGTLDHPDQPDLDAIKMFVGQVPRSWCEKDLRELFEQYGAVYEINVLRDRSQNPPQSKGCCFVTFYTRKAALEAQNALHNMKILPGMHHPIQMKPADSEKSNAVEDRKLFIGMISKKCNENDIRVMFSPFGQIEECRILRGPDGLSRGCAFVTFTTRAMAQTAIKAMHQAQTMEGCSSPIVVKFADTQKDKEQKRIAQQLQQQMQQISAASIWGNLAGLNTLGPQYLALLQQTAAASSGNLNTLSSLHPMGGLNAMQLQNLAALAAAASAAQNTPSGTAALTSSSSPLSVLTSSGSSPSSSSSSSVNPMASLGALQTLAGATAGLNVSSLAGMAALNGGLGSGGLSNGTGSTMEALTQAYSGIQQYAAAALPTLYNQSLLTQQSIGAAGSQKEGPEGANLFIYHLPQEFGDQDLLQMFMPFGNVVSAKVFIDKQTNLSKCFGFVSYDNPVSAQAAIQSMNGFQIGMKRLKVQLKRSKNDSKPY
- the CELF1 gene encoding CUGBP Elav-like family member 1 isoform X3, producing the protein MAAFKLDFLPEMMVDHCSLNASPVSKKMNGTLDHPDQPDLDAIKMFVGQVPRSWCEKDLRELFEQYGAVYEINVLRDRSQNPPQSKGCCFVTFYTRKAALEAQNALHNMKILPGMHHPIQMKPADSEKSNVEDRKLFIGMISKKCNENDIRVMFSPFGQIEECRILRGPDGLSRGCAFVTFTTRAMAQTAIKAMHQAQTMEGCSSPIVVKFADTQKDKEQKRIAQQLQQQMQQISAASIWGNLAGLNTLGPQYLALYLQLLQQTAAASSGNLNTLSSLHPMGGLNAMQLQNLAALAAAASAAQNTPSGTAALTSSSSPLSVLTSSAGSSPSSSSSSSVNPMASLGALQTLAGATAGLNVSSLAGMAALNGGLGSGGLSNGTGSTMEALTQAYSGIQQYAAAALPTLYNQSLLTQQSIGAAGSQKEGPEGANLFIYHLPQEFGDQDLLQMFMPFGNVVSAKVFIDKQTNLSKCFGFVSYDNPVSAQAAIQSMNGFQIGMKRLKVQLKRSKNDSKPY
- the CELF1 gene encoding CUGBP Elav-like family member 1 isoform X1 translates to MAAFKLDFLPEMMVDHCSLNASPVSKKMNGTLDHPDQPDLDAIKMFVGQVPRSWCEKDLRELFEQYGAVYEINVLRDRSQNPPQSKGCCFVTFYTRKAALEAQNALHNMKILPGMHHPIQMKPADSEKSNAVEDRKLFIGMISKKCNENDIRVMFSPFGQIEECRILRGPDGLSRGCAFVTFTTRAMAQTAIKAMHQAQTMEGCSSPIVVKFADTQKDKEQKRIAQQLQQQMQQISAASIWGNLAGLNTLGPQYLALYLQLLQQTAAASSGNLNTLSSLHPMGGLNAMQLQNLAALAAAASAAQNTPSGTAALTSSSSPLSVLTSSAGSSPSSSSSSSVNPMASLGALQTLAGATAGLNVSSLAGMAALNGGLGSGGLSNGTGSTMEALTQAYSGIQQYAAAALPTLYNQSLLTQQSIGAAGSQKEGPEGANLFIYHLPQEFGDQDLLQMFMPFGNVVSAKVFIDKQTNLSKCFGFVSYDNPVSAQAAIQSMNGFQIGMKRLKVQLKRSKNDSKPY
- the CELF1 gene encoding CUGBP Elav-like family member 1 isoform X2 translates to MAAFKLDFLPEMMVDHCSLNASPVSKKMNGTLDHPDQPDLDAIKMFVGQVPRSWCEKDLRELFEQYGAVYEINVLRDRSQNPPQSKGCCFVTFYTRKAALEAQNALHNMKILPGMHHPIQMKPADSEKSNAVEDRKLFIGMISKKCNENDIRVMFSPFGQIEECRILRGPDGLSRGCAFVTFTTRAMAQTAIKAMHQAQTMEGCSSPIVVKFADTQKDKEQKRIAQQLQQQMQQISAASIWGNLAGLNTLGPQYLALYLQLLQQTAAASSGNLNTLSSLHPMGGLNAMQLQNLAALAAAASAAQNTPSGTAALTSSSSPLSVLTSSGSSPSSSSSSSVNPMASLGALQTLAGATAGLNVSSLAGMAALNGGLGSGGLSNGTGSTMEALTQAYSGIQQYAAAALPTLYNQSLLTQQSIGAAGSQKEGPEGANLFIYHLPQEFGDQDLLQMFMPFGNVVSAKVFIDKQTNLSKCFGFVSYDNPVSAQAAIQSMNGFQIGMKRLKVQLKRSKNDSKPY
- the CELF1 gene encoding CUGBP Elav-like family member 1 isoform X4 encodes the protein MAAFKLDFLPEMMVDHCSLNASPVSKKMNGTLDHPDQPDLDAIKMFVGQVPRSWCEKDLRELFEQYGAVYEINVLRDRSQNPPQSKGCCFVTFYTRKAALEAQNALHNMKILPGMHHPIQMKPADSEKSNVEDRKLFIGMISKKCNENDIRVMFSPFGQIEECRILRGPDGLSRGCAFVTFTTRAMAQTAIKAMHQAQTMEGCSSPIVVKFADTQKDKEQKRIAQQLQQQMQQISAASIWGNLAGLNTLGPQYLALYLQLLQQTAAASSGNLNTLSSLHPMGGLNAMQLQNLAALAAAASAAQNTPSGTAALTSSSSPLSVLTSSGSSPSSSSSSSVNPMASLGALQTLAGATAGLNVSSLAGMAALNGGLGSGGLSNGTGSTMEALTQAYSGIQQYAAAALPTLYNQSLLTQQSIGAAGSQKEGPEGANLFIYHLPQEFGDQDLLQMFMPFGNVVSAKVFIDKQTNLSKCFGFVSYDNPVSAQAAIQSMNGFQIGMKRLKVQLKRSKNDSKPY
- the CELF1 gene encoding CUGBP Elav-like family member 1 isoform X9 — protein: MNGTLDHPDQPDLDAIKMFVGQVPRSWCEKDLRELFEQYGAVYEINVLRDRSQNPPQSKGCCFVTFYTRKAALEAQNALHNMKILPGMHHPIQMKPADSEKSNAVEDRKLFIGMISKKCNENDIRVMFSPFGQIEECRILRGPDGLSRGCAFVTFTTRAMAQTAIKAMHQAQTMEGCSSPIVVKFADTQKDKEQKRIAQQLQQQMQQISAASIWGNLAGLNTLGPQYLALYLQLLQQTAAASSGNLNTLSSLHPMGGLNAMQLQNLAALAAAASAAQNTPSGTAALTSSSSPLSVLTSSAGSSPSSSSSSSVNPMASLGALQTLAGATAGLNVSSLAGMAALNGGLGSGGLSNGTGSTMEALTQAYSGIQQYAAAALPTLYNQSLLTQQSIGAAGSQKEGPEGANLFIYHLPQEFGDQDLLQMFMPFGNVVSAKVFIDKQTNLSKCFGFVSYDNPVSAQAAIQSMNGFQIGMKRLKVQLKRSKNDSKPY
- the CELF1 gene encoding CUGBP Elav-like family member 1 isoform X10, with the protein product MNGTLDHPDQPDLDAIKMFVGQVPRSWCEKDLRELFEQYGAVYEINVLRDRSQNPPQSKGCCFVTFYTRKAALEAQNALHNMKILPGMHHPIQMKPADSEKSNAVEDRKLFIGMISKKCNENDIRVMFSPFGQIEECRILRGPDGLSRGCAFVTFTTRAMAQTAIKAMHQAQTMEGCSSPIVVKFADTQKDKEQKRIAQQLQQQMQQISAASIWGNLAGLNTLGPQYLALLQQTAAASSGNLNTLSSLHPMGGLNAMQLQNLAALAAAASAAQNTPSGTAALTSSSSPLSVLTSSAGSSPSSSSSSSVNPMASLGALQTLAGATAGLNVSSLAGMAALNGGLGSGGLSNGTGSTMEALTQAYSGIQQYAAAALPTLYNQSLLTQQSIGAAGSQKEGPEGANLFIYHLPQEFGDQDLLQMFMPFGNVVSAKVFIDKQTNLSKCFGFVSYDNPVSAQAAIQSMNGFQIGMKRLKVQLKRSKNDSKPY
- the CELF1 gene encoding CUGBP Elav-like family member 1 isoform X11, producing MNGTLDHPDQPDLDAIKMFVGQVPRSWCEKDLRELFEQYGAVYEINVLRDRSQNPPQSKGCCFVTFYTRKAALEAQNALHNMKILPGMHHPIQMKPADSEKSNAVEDRKLFIGMISKKCNENDIRVMFSPFGQIEECRILRGPDGLSRGCAFVTFTTRAMAQTAIKAMHQAQTMEGCSSPIVVKFADTQKDKEQKRIAQQLQQQMQQISAASIWGNLAGLNTLGPQYLALLQQTAAASSGNLNTLSSLHPMGGLNAMQLQNLAALAAAASAAQNTPSGTAALTSSSSPLSVLTSSGSSPSSSSSSSVNPMASLGALQTLAGATAGLNVSSLAGMAALNGGLGSGGLSNGTGSTMEALTQAYSGIQQYAAAALPTLYNQSLLTQQSIGAAGSQKEGPEGANLFIYHLPQEFGDQDLLQMFMPFGNVVSAKVFIDKQTNLSKCFGFVSYDNPVSAQAAIQSMNGFQIGMKRLKVQLKRSKNDSKPY
- the CELF1 gene encoding CUGBP Elav-like family member 1 isoform X12, which translates into the protein MNGTLDHPDQPDLDAIKMFVGQVPRSWCEKDLRELFEQYGAVYEINVLRDRSQNPPQSKGCCFVTFYTRKAALEAQNALHNMKILPGMHHPIQMKPADSEKSNVEDRKLFIGMISKKCNENDIRVMFSPFGQIEECRILRGPDGLSRGCAFVTFTTRAMAQTAIKAMHQAQTMEGCSSPIVVKFADTQKDKEQKRIAQQLQQQMQQISAASIWGNLAGLNTLGPQYLALLQQTAAASSGNLNTLSSLHPMGGLNAMQLQNLAALAAAASAAQNTPSGTAALTSSSSPLSVLTSSAGSSPSSSSSSSVNPMASLGALQTLAGATAGLNVSSLAGMAALNGGLGSGGLSNGTGSTMEALTQAYSGIQQYAAAALPTLYNQSLLTQQSIGAAGSQKEGPEGANLFIYHLPQEFGDQDLLQMFMPFGNVVSAKVFIDKQTNLSKCFGFVSYDNPVSAQAAIQSMNGFQIGMKRLKVQLKRSKNDSKPY